A part of Chloroflexota bacterium genomic DNA contains:
- the surE gene encoding 5'/3'-nucleotidase SurE — MKILVTNDDGIDAPGLWALAAELTKVGEVIVCAPHQEQSGVGTAITLRRLVCFAEVKSAIPEAIAYAVEGTPADSVLLALEIMKDISVVFSGINRGLNLGSDVLLSGTVGAALQGYLRGLPSIALSVVRAEETNFQAASRLAGLLASRIAAGPSEKMLLNINLPNLQLDMIRGIEVTRVGSGGYGGAIKIERDEGRYSYRIKIGQVKWDAEEGTDINAVENGSISITPLLGTLSAAERVPLLDGSVSLLFRQLIS, encoded by the coding sequence ATGAAGATACTGGTTACTAACGACGATGGGATAGATGCTCCCGGGCTGTGGGCACTCGCTGCCGAGCTAACGAAGGTAGGTGAGGTCATCGTTTGCGCTCCCCATCAAGAGCAAAGTGGCGTAGGCACTGCTATTACTCTACGCCGCCTGGTGTGCTTTGCTGAAGTGAAATCGGCAATACCAGAGGCAATAGCCTACGCGGTGGAAGGAACGCCAGCAGATAGCGTCCTCTTAGCCTTAGAAATAATGAAGGACATATCCGTGGTGTTCTCAGGCATTAATAGAGGACTGAACCTGGGCAGTGATGTGCTGCTGTCAGGCACAGTGGGGGCCGCCCTGCAAGGTTATCTTCGTGGTCTCCCATCCATTGCTCTTTCGGTGGTGCGGGCGGAGGAGACTAATTTTCAGGCAGCTTCGCGATTGGCAGGGTTGCTGGCCAGCAGGATTGCCGCTGGCCCTTCCGAGAAGATGCTGTTGAATATAAACCTGCCCAATCTGCAGCTCGATATGATAAGAGGTATCGAGGTCACCAGAGTGGGAAGCGGAGGGTATGGTGGTGCGATCAAGATAGAACGCGATGAGGGAAGGTACAGCTACCGTATCAAGATAGGGCAGGTAAAATGGGATGCAGAGGAAGGAACCGATATAAATGCGGTTGAGAATGGCAGCATTTCCATCACTCCTCTGCTAGGAA